In Dehalogenimonas etheniformans, one genomic interval encodes:
- the ruvX gene encoding Holliday junction resolvase RuvX, with amino-acid sequence MLERIIGLDVGDKWLGVALSDPMGIIARPLVVLERRDEVSDAETVAKLVNEYRAGKVVIGLPRLLTGHIGSQAEHVQHFAGRIASMTDVPVLFQDERFSTADAQEIMKANRKKKKTFFKERDDAVAAAVILQDFLDENRPASGV; translated from the coding sequence ATGCTTGAACGCATTATAGGTCTTGACGTCGGCGACAAATGGCTCGGAGTAGCCCTTTCCGATCCGATGGGCATTATCGCCCGGCCTCTGGTCGTTCTGGAACGACGCGACGAAGTTTCCGACGCCGAGACAGTGGCCAAACTGGTCAATGAATATCGCGCCGGCAAGGTCGTGATCGGATTGCCTCGCCTCCTCACCGGCCATATAGGCTCCCAGGCCGAGCACGTTCAGCATTTTGCCGGCCGGATCGCTTCCATGACCGATGTTCCGGTACTTTTCCAGGACGAGCGGTTCTCCACCGCCGACGCCCAGGAGATCATGAAAGCCAACCGCAAGAAGAAAAAGACTTTTTTCAAAGAGCGCGATGACGCGGTGGCCGCGGCCGTCATCCTCCAGGATTTCCTGGACGAAAACCGGCCCGCATCTGGTGTCTGA
- the tgt gene encoding tRNA guanosine(34) transglycosylase Tgt has protein sequence MTEFSFLLEKSGAARAGILTTPHAAVETPCFMPVGSQATVKTLTPDEIKDLGYQLILANNYHLYLRPGTDVIARYGGVHKFMGWDGALLTDSGGYQVFSLSPLRKMSDEGVTFRSHLDGSEHFFSPELAIKYQEIFGADIIMALDECPPVEASREVIESAVKRTQAWAGRCKTAKTRPDQALFPIVQGGLHADLRRRSAEGLIDADFPGYAIGGLAIGESKDQTVEITAATSDVLPVDKPRYLMGVGSPEDIVRGVEVGIDMFDSALPTRVARNGALFTRAGRIDIANARYEGERNPIEIDCSCYTCCNFSAGYIHHLFRTKELLAYRLATIHNLFFMNKLMANIRQAILEERYADFSRTFLSDYKPTDEAVRLSQKRQWLKDRNQPQGHGI, from the coding sequence ATGACTGAATTTTCTTTCCTGCTCGAAAAATCTGGCGCCGCCCGCGCCGGGATCCTGACGACTCCCCACGCCGCCGTCGAAACCCCCTGTTTCATGCCGGTGGGCTCCCAGGCGACGGTTAAAACGCTCACGCCCGACGAGATCAAAGACCTCGGGTATCAACTGATCTTGGCTAACAACTACCACCTTTACCTCCGCCCCGGCACCGATGTCATTGCTCGTTATGGCGGGGTCCATAAGTTCATGGGCTGGGACGGAGCCCTGTTGACCGATTCCGGGGGCTACCAGGTGTTTTCACTGTCACCTCTCCGGAAAATGTCAGATGAAGGTGTTACTTTCCGCTCTCATCTCGATGGCTCGGAGCACTTCTTCAGCCCGGAACTGGCTATTAAGTATCAGGAGATTTTCGGCGCCGATATCATCATGGCCCTCGACGAGTGCCCTCCCGTGGAAGCCTCCCGCGAGGTCATCGAATCCGCCGTGAAACGCACCCAGGCTTGGGCAGGCCGTTGTAAAACCGCCAAGACTCGTCCCGACCAGGCATTATTCCCAATTGTGCAGGGTGGACTCCACGCCGATCTCCGCCGCCGTTCCGCAGAAGGCTTGATCGATGCCGACTTCCCGGGCTACGCCATCGGTGGCCTGGCCATCGGCGAGAGCAAGGACCAGACGGTCGAGATCACCGCCGCCACTAGCGATGTCCTGCCGGTTGACAAACCCCGCTACCTGATGGGCGTTGGTTCCCCGGAGGATATTGTTCGCGGGGTCGAGGTAGGCATTGACATGTTCGATTCCGCCCTACCGACCCGCGTCGCCAGAAACGGCGCATTGTTCACCCGGGCCGGCCGCATCGATATCGCCAACGCCCGCTATGAAGGCGAAAGAAACCCCATCGAAATAGATTGCAGCTGCTACACCTGCTGTAATTTTTCTGCCGGCTATATTCATCACCTTTTCCGAACCAAGGAATTACTGGCCTACCGCCTCGCCACGATACACAACCTTTTTTTCATGAACAAACTGATGGCCAATATCCGCCAGGCTATCCTCGAAGAGCGCTACGCTGACTTTTCCCGCACCTTCCTTTCGGACTACAAGCCGACCGATGAAGCGGTTCGCCTTTCCCAGAAGCGCCAGTGGCTCAAGGACCGCAACCAGCCGCAGGGGCACGGTATATAG
- the holA gene encoding DNA polymerase III subunit delta, whose translation MRYLLAGPDDFSLKLKLASIKASLGDPAVLASATSVFEGAKLKPGEFKLTVDALPFLTPCRLVVVTGLLARFSAGDGTLKKASKIDDPEVFASAITNSPPSTAIILIETELSRNNPLFKYLADKVEVHEFPMLDKPRLKEWIGRRVMDAGGAITPMAINLLVQYVGADLWAVAGEIEKLVLFAAGRPITDNDVKTLVGYAGESNIFALVDAIFETRLKTATETLENLKVKGLSASYVLSMLSRQLRLVIQYKELKSRGSKDLEIRRKLGLLADFVWKKTQDQAARFTMSRLKDVYSRLLEADLAAKTGRMDEELALDLLVAELASGAPLTPVLT comes from the coding sequence TTGCGTTATCTACTGGCCGGGCCTGACGATTTTTCTTTGAAGCTTAAGCTCGCCTCGATCAAGGCGTCGCTCGGCGACCCCGCCGTCCTAGCTTCTGCCACCAGCGTTTTCGAAGGAGCGAAACTCAAGCCGGGAGAATTCAAGCTTACCGTCGACGCCCTACCCTTCCTCACGCCGTGCCGGCTCGTGGTGGTCACCGGCTTGCTGGCCCGTTTCTCTGCCGGCGACGGGACGCTCAAAAAAGCCTCGAAGATCGACGACCCGGAAGTTTTTGCCAGCGCCATCACCAATTCGCCGCCTTCCACCGCCATCATCCTGATCGAAACCGAGCTTTCGCGGAACAATCCGCTGTTCAAGTATCTCGCTGACAAGGTCGAAGTACACGAATTCCCGATGCTCGACAAGCCCAGGTTGAAAGAATGGATCGGGCGCCGGGTCATGGACGCCGGGGGCGCCATTACCCCAATGGCCATCAACCTGCTGGTCCAATACGTTGGCGCCGATTTGTGGGCTGTCGCCGGCGAGATCGAAAAACTGGTGCTGTTCGCCGCCGGCCGCCCGATCACCGACAACGACGTTAAGACCTTGGTCGGCTACGCCGGTGAGTCGAACATCTTCGCTCTCGTCGATGCCATCTTCGAAACGCGTTTGAAAACAGCAACCGAAACCCTCGAAAATCTCAAGGTGAAAGGCCTGTCGGCGAGTTACGTGCTGTCGATGTTGTCCCGGCAGTTGCGTCTGGTTATCCAGTACAAAGAATTAAAAAGCCGTGGCAGCAAAGATCTCGAAATCCGGAGAAAGCTGGGACTCCTGGCTGATTTCGTGTGGAAGAAGACCCAGGACCAGGCGGCGCGTTTCACTATGAGCCGATTAAAAGATGTTTATAGCCGGCTTCTCGAAGCCGATCTGGCCGCTAAGACCGGTCGCATGGATGAGGAACTCGCCCTGGATTTGCTGGTGGCCGAACTTGCCAGCGGAGCTCCTTTAACGCCAGTTTTGACATAG
- the alaS gene encoding alanine--tRNA ligase: MPFTGDQLRALFLEYFAEKAHKILPSSSLIPHGDPTLLLTTAGMVQFKPYFLGKEKPPASRLTTCQKCFRTTDIDSVGDASHLTFFEMLGNFSIGDYFKKEAIDFAWEFVTQRLKIPADRLWTTVYLDDDEAVKFWQAKGVQDNRIVRLGEKDNFWGPAGDSGPCGPCSEIHYDFGEGVGCRQPDCGPACKCGRFCEIWNLVFVQFDQDKSGSRIPLKNPSIDTGMGLERLTTIMQGKSGVYQTDRFDYLLDKVATVSGKKYGSSPEIDRAMRIVAEHSRSITFLIADGVIPSNEGRGYVLRRLLRRTALFGRNLGLDKPFMVPLVETVIERMSPVYPELAARRNFITELVAREESRFAETLITGMRLLEEMMVSEAALLRRKITGEQAFKLYDTYGFPLDLTSEISSAAGFEVDAEGFNYEMSQQKEKARASHKFELSKEAHARHSFSTTCFTGYDTLSQYATVDGILKNNSSADVIREGEEGGLILDKTAFYAEMGGQVGDIGEITSGESSFIVTNTVALSPGVVLHQGYLSRGEIKIGDEALARVDVPRRYDIARNHTATHLLQAALREVLGQHVQQRGSVVDPDRLRFDFSHLKAVSAEEIASVEDIINEHIRENHPVAAVETSYQQALKTGVTALFGEKYGETVRVLSIGADQQLSAELCGGTHIKTTGEIGFFKIVAESSVGAGLRRIEAVTGRGAEAFVRQQVKLLNDKTRDLQTEIENGKSQVDVFKKELARKDALSLLSAARPIKGGKLLVAAVGEADIDTLRDMADILRDRLAPALIVLGSTYSDKPVFLCVVAPELVSVGYHAGSIIKRLSEIAGGGGGGRPNLAQGGGRDATKLAAALDAVNEFIK, from the coding sequence ATGCCTTTTACCGGTGACCAGCTTCGCGCGCTTTTCCTTGAATACTTCGCTGAAAAAGCCCACAAGATACTGCCGTCATCGTCACTCATACCCCACGGTGATCCGACACTGCTCCTGACGACAGCCGGCATGGTGCAGTTCAAACCTTACTTTTTGGGTAAGGAAAAGCCGCCGGCGTCCCGCCTTACCACGTGCCAGAAGTGCTTCCGCACCACCGATATCGATTCCGTCGGCGATGCGTCGCACCTGACCTTTTTCGAGATGCTGGGGAATTTCTCGATCGGTGACTATTTTAAAAAAGAGGCCATCGACTTCGCCTGGGAATTTGTAACTCAACGGCTGAAAATTCCGGCCGATCGTCTTTGGACCACTGTATACCTCGACGACGATGAGGCGGTGAAATTCTGGCAAGCAAAGGGAGTGCAGGACAACAGGATCGTTCGCCTCGGCGAGAAAGACAACTTCTGGGGTCCGGCGGGGGATTCCGGTCCTTGCGGCCCTTGTTCCGAGATTCATTACGACTTCGGTGAGGGCGTCGGCTGCCGCCAGCCTGATTGCGGCCCCGCCTGCAAATGCGGCCGCTTCTGCGAGATCTGGAACCTGGTGTTCGTCCAGTTCGACCAGGACAAATCGGGGAGCCGGATTCCGCTTAAAAATCCCAGCATCGATACAGGAATGGGCCTTGAGCGCCTGACCACCATCATGCAAGGCAAATCCGGAGTCTATCAGACCGACCGGTTCGATTACCTGCTCGATAAAGTGGCAACGGTTTCGGGTAAAAAATATGGTTCCAGCCCGGAGATCGACCGCGCCATGCGCATAGTGGCCGAGCATTCCCGCAGCATAACCTTCCTGATCGCCGACGGCGTCATTCCGTCGAATGAAGGCCGCGGCTACGTGCTGAGGCGGCTGCTCCGCAGAACCGCCCTGTTCGGCCGCAACCTTGGCTTGGACAAGCCCTTCATGGTGCCCCTCGTCGAGACCGTTATCGAGCGCATGAGCCCGGTCTACCCTGAACTGGCAGCCCGCCGCAACTTTATCACCGAGCTTGTTGCCCGGGAGGAGTCTCGTTTCGCCGAAACCCTAATTACCGGCATGCGCCTTCTTGAAGAAATGATGGTCTCGGAGGCAGCGTTGCTGCGCCGCAAGATCACCGGCGAACAGGCTTTCAAACTTTATGATACCTACGGGTTCCCGCTCGATCTCACCTCGGAGATATCCTCCGCGGCTGGTTTTGAAGTTGACGCTGAAGGCTTCAACTATGAAATGTCCCAACAGAAAGAGAAAGCGCGCGCTTCGCACAAGTTCGAATTGAGTAAGGAGGCGCACGCCCGCCATTCGTTCAGCACCACCTGTTTCACTGGCTACGACACCCTGTCGCAGTATGCCACCGTTGACGGTATCTTGAAAAACAACTCCAGCGCCGATGTCATCCGGGAAGGTGAGGAAGGCGGCTTGATCCTGGACAAGACCGCCTTTTACGCCGAGATGGGCGGCCAGGTCGGCGATATCGGCGAGATCACTTCAGGCGAAAGTTCGTTCATCGTCACCAATACCGTCGCTCTCTCCCCCGGCGTGGTCCTGCACCAGGGTTACCTCAGCCGGGGCGAGATCAAGATCGGTGACGAGGCGCTTGCCAGAGTCGATGTGCCGCGTCGTTACGATATCGCCCGTAACCATACTGCGACCCACCTCCTCCAGGCCGCGCTGCGAGAGGTTTTGGGTCAACACGTTCAACAAAGGGGCTCTGTGGTAGACCCTGACAGGCTGCGCTTCGACTTCTCGCACTTGAAGGCCGTTTCCGCGGAGGAGATAGCTAGCGTCGAGGACATTATTAATGAACATATTCGTGAAAATCACCCAGTAGCGGCCGTGGAAACCAGTTATCAGCAGGCCCTTAAAACCGGCGTTACCGCCCTCTTCGGTGAAAAATACGGCGAGACGGTGCGGGTTTTATCCATCGGCGCTGATCAGCAGTTATCGGCCGAACTCTGCGGCGGCACCCATATCAAGACCACAGGCGAGATTGGTTTCTTTAAGATTGTGGCCGAATCGTCGGTCGGCGCGGGACTCCGCCGCATAGAGGCCGTTACCGGCCGCGGCGCCGAAGCCTTTGTGCGCCAACAGGTCAAGCTGCTGAACGACAAGACACGGGACCTCCAGACCGAGATCGAAAATGGTAAGAGCCAGGTCGACGTTTTCAAAAAGGAGCTGGCAAGAAAAGATGCCTTATCCCTATTGTCGGCCGCCAGGCCTATCAAGGGCGGCAAACTCCTGGTGGCCGCCGTCGGTGAGGCCGACATCGATACATTGCGCGATATGGCTGATATCCTGCGTGATAGGCTGGCGCCCGCGTTGATCGTACTGGGTTCGACTTACTCCGATAAACCTGTGTTCCTTTGCGTTGTGGCGCCGGAACTGGTTTCGGTGGGCTACCATGCCGGCAGCATCATCAAGAGACTGTCGGAAATCGCCGGCGGCGGTGGTGGAGGCCGTCCCAATCTTGCCCAGGGTGGCGGCCGGGATGCGACCAAACTCGCCGCCGCGCTGGACGCAGTCAACGAATTCATCAAATAA
- a CDS encoding iron-containing alcohol dehydrogenase → MSVTEFNLPTRLIFGEGTFARLGDEAAKFGRRAMIVSGQKTMRRLGLLDKAADMLESAGLEVILFDKVEPNPRASTIDQGAAIARGEKIDVVIALGGGSAMDASKGVALASAGDKSIWHYITTRDNPPGKVPSLIMVPTVSASGSEVNSAAVITNWTTHQKSVVSRSSLLPKIAIVDPELTSSLPLAPTLAGGVDIFCHAVEPYITASHPEPLNDGWREAMLRTVVKYLPIVKADLRNREARRALAWASTMACSSFASLGGGDGSMTLHGIEHPLSGLYDIPHGEGLVALLPAWLADLSRERADRICLLGERVFGASDGQKAVEDWLKNIGMRLRLENLGVSKDRFSDLARLAKVSSPWIKNNPTPLEQEDIERIYRMAW, encoded by the coding sequence ATGTCTGTCACCGAATTTAATCTCCCTACCCGTCTCATCTTCGGCGAGGGGACCTTCGCCCGCCTGGGCGATGAAGCGGCCAAATTTGGCCGTCGTGCCATGATAGTGTCAGGCCAGAAAACGATGCGTAGGCTCGGTCTTTTGGATAAGGCCGCCGACATGCTCGAGAGTGCCGGTTTAGAGGTCATCCTCTTCGACAAAGTCGAACCCAATCCCCGCGCCTCCACCATCGATCAGGGAGCGGCGATTGCCCGCGGCGAAAAAATCGATGTTGTCATTGCCCTGGGCGGCGGCTCCGCCATGGACGCATCAAAGGGTGTTGCCCTCGCCTCGGCTGGCGATAAGTCCATCTGGCATTACATCACCACCCGTGATAACCCGCCCGGCAAAGTACCTTCATTGATCATGGTGCCGACTGTTTCCGCCTCCGGTTCTGAAGTCAACTCTGCCGCCGTCATCACCAATTGGACTACCCATCAAAAAAGCGTCGTATCGCGCTCTTCATTGCTACCTAAAATCGCTATTGTTGATCCGGAACTCACTTCATCACTCCCCCTGGCGCCGACCCTGGCTGGCGGCGTCGACATCTTCTGCCATGCCGTCGAGCCTTACATAACTGCCTCCCACCCCGAACCCCTGAACGACGGCTGGCGCGAGGCGATGCTCCGGACCGTTGTCAAATATCTCCCGATCGTAAAAGCCGACCTGCGCAACAGGGAGGCCCGCCGCGCCCTGGCCTGGGCTTCCACCATGGCCTGTTCCTCTTTCGCCAGTCTTGGCGGCGGCGATGGTTCCATGACTCTCCACGGCATTGAACACCCTCTTTCCGGCTTATATGACATCCCCCACGGTGAAGGGTTGGTAGCCCTCCTTCCGGCCTGGCTTGCCGATCTGTCTCGCGAGAGAGCCGATCGAATTTGCCTGCTTGGCGAGCGGGTTTTTGGCGCAAGCGATGGACAGAAAGCCGTTGAAGATTGGCTGAAAAACATTGGCATGCGTCTTCGATTAGAAAACCTCGGCGTATCTAAAGATAGATTTTCGGACCTTGCGCGCCTTGCTAAGGTGTCCTCACCATGGATTAAGAACAATCCGACTCCTCTCGAGCAGGAAGACATCGAGCGTATTTATCGCATGGCATGGTAA
- a CDS encoding HPP family protein, translating into MEILDPHFKKNPWAYIVQSILALATFFVVLLFVEKVTQVVIVAALGASTFIVFSMPHTMTARPRRLIGGHTVGLISGTVSHLLFVDSLSVNINESTVLLALTFACAIALSMFLMAVTNTEHPPAAATSIGLLLAGLSWAPILFVLLFAGLLSIIHYVLRRYLINLF; encoded by the coding sequence ATGGAAATCCTTGATCCGCATTTTAAAAAGAACCCCTGGGCTTACATCGTCCAGAGCATCTTAGCCCTGGCTACCTTTTTCGTCGTTCTTCTCTTTGTCGAAAAAGTTACGCAGGTGGTTATCGTAGCGGCCTTGGGTGCTAGCACCTTTATCGTTTTCTCGATGCCCCACACCATGACCGCTCGCCCCCGGCGTCTTATCGGCGGCCATACCGTCGGTTTAATTTCAGGCACTGTCTCCCATTTATTGTTCGTCGACAGTCTTTCAGTCAATATTAATGAATCGACGGTGCTACTGGCCTTGACATTTGCCTGCGCCATTGCTCTTTCAATGTTTCTCATGGCTGTTACCAATACGGAGCATCCCCCTGCCGCCGCTACCTCCATCGGTCTTCTCTTAGCTGGATTGAGTTGGGCGCCCATTTTGTTCGTCCTTCTTTTCGCAGGACTGCTTTCGATAATTCACTATGTGCTTCGACGCTACCTGATAAACCTTTTTTAA
- a CDS encoding potassium channel family protein yields the protein MYIIIVGGGRLGYSLTKALLGEGHETLLIEKNADVCEKINKELGSICLRGDACETAIQAEAGTGRADLLIATTGEDEDNLVACQVAKYRFNVPRTIARVRVPRNEQIFKQLGVDVTVNSTNIILERIEHEVPSHPLTHLFCLTGDNREMEILEIRAASGSAAVGKALNELLLPNKAVLGLVIRNGEKPFVPRGDTVFKPGDQIIAVTPTDAEEELRQIFSGK from the coding sequence ATGTACATAATTATCGTCGGCGGCGGCCGGTTAGGTTATTCACTGACCAAGGCTCTTCTCGGCGAAGGCCATGAGACGCTCCTCATCGAGAAAAACGCCGACGTGTGCGAGAAGATCAACAAGGAACTGGGCAGCATCTGCCTCCGCGGCGACGCCTGTGAAACAGCCATCCAGGCGGAGGCGGGCACGGGCAGAGCTGATCTCCTTATCGCCACCACCGGCGAGGATGAGGACAACCTGGTCGCCTGTCAGGTTGCCAAATACCGCTTCAACGTGCCCCGCACCATCGCCCGCGTCCGGGTGCCCCGGAACGAACAGATCTTCAAGCAACTGGGCGTTGATGTCACCGTCAACTCCACCAATATCATCCTGGAGCGCATCGAGCACGAGGTCCCGTCGCACCCGCTGACGCATCTCTTCTGCCTTACCGGTGACAACCGGGAGATGGAGATACTGGAAATTCGCGCCGCGTCCGGCTCCGCCGCAGTGGGCAAAGCGCTTAACGAACTGCTGTTGCCCAACAAAGCGGTGTTGGGGCTGGTCATACGTAACGGGGAAAAGCCTTTTGTCCCGCGCGGCGATACGGTGTTCAAACCCGGCGATCAGATCATCGCCGTGACTCCGACCGACGCCGAGGAAGAACTGCGCCAAATATTCTCGGGCAAATGA
- a CDS encoding dehalogenase codes for MWLVIGLVLGALLIWLVSFMKSKGMAFRWYEWIIGIIGLALLLFTIQNYFGSQAELEPKAANMFLLVTGLPAVIFLAITWQLVIRHKKTA; via the coding sequence ATGTGGTTGGTAATCGGTCTCGTCCTCGGCGCTCTCCTGATCTGGCTCGTCTCCTTCATGAAGAGCAAGGGCATGGCTTTCCGCTGGTATGAATGGATCATCGGCATAATCGGTCTGGCCCTGCTTCTCTTCACCATCCAGAACTACTTCGGTTCTCAGGCTGAACTCGAACCCAAGGCCGCCAACATGTTCCTGCTGGTAACCGGTCTGCCGGCCGTGATCTTCCTGGCCATCACTTGGCAGTTGGTCATCCGCCACAAGAAGACCGCCTAA